Genomic segment of Verrucomicrobiota bacterium:
AAGAAATCATCCAAGAATAAGCCAACCGGAGAGCATGCTTCAGATACCCTCTCCTCCGAGGAAGTGCCCCTGGAATCCCGGGAGGGAGATGTCGCTGTGGAAATTGAGGAAACTATGTCTAGCGAGGCTGAGAATGCGTCTCTTCCCGACGCTGTGACTGAAGAATTGCTTGGTGCCGAGGCCCCCGTGGGTGAGGTTCCCCCGCTTTCCCATGTGCTGGAGGCGATTCTGTTTGCTTCCCAGAAAGCTATCTTGCCTAAGGAACTGATGGCCCATCTCAAGAGCGCGGCCGTTGCCGAGCCGACTTCGGTGGCCTCGGCATTTGCGCGTATCAAGGAAGGGGATGTTCGTGATGCCCTGGTCGACCTGCAGGCAGAAGTAGCCGCCTCGGGTCGCGCCTACCAGGTGCGTGAAACGGCGACCGGGTGGCTACTCTCCAGTGCGCCTGGTTTTGCGCCTTGGCTGCGCGCTCTCTATCCCGAGGCAAAGCCGACCCGTCTAAGCGCCTCCGCCCTCGAAACCCTCGCCATCATCGCCTACCGCCAACCGATCGCCCGGGCCGATATGGAAGCCGTCCGCGGCGTCTCCGTTGACGGGGTGATGCAGACGCTTCTGGATCGAGGCCTTGTGAAGATAGCTGGTCGCGCAGAGGCGGCAGGTCGTCCCCTTCTCTACGCAACCACACAGTTTTTCCTGGATCACTTCGGTCTTCGCACCCTCGATGAGCTTCCTAATGCCGCCGAGTTGCGCCACATACCACTACCAAAAGCGACTCCTGAACCCGGAAGCGCTCCGGTTGATGAGAGCGGTACTGCCGAACTGCCAGGAGTACTTTCCGTTCCTGAAGAGGTGACAAGCGGTGTCTTGGAGAGTGTGCAAGAAGGCGAAGAAGGCGAACAAGCCAAAGAAGCCGAGGAAGCCGCCGTGCTGGACGAGGTTGAGGTGACCGAGATTCTTGAACTCCGTGAGTCGGTGGTCTTCGAGGAGGTTTCTTTCGACGCGGAGGTCGAGAAGGAAGAATCCGGAGAATCTCGGGACGGCCACCCGGAACGCTGAACAGAAAACCTTCTCCCCATGGAAGATCTCACCAAACTGCGCGAGGCGATCGATGCCATCGATGGAAGATTGCTCGATCTTCTGAACGAGCGCGCACGATTTGCCCAGGAGATCGGTCGGATCAAGGAACGTAATGGCGCTCCCGTCTATGCCGCAGGGCGTGCCGAGCAGCTGATGCGTCGACTAGTCGAGCGGAGTGCCGGACCCTTGGAGGAACAGGCGATTCGTGCGATCTACCGCGAAATCATGTCGGCCTCACTTGCTCTCGAGAAGGACACCGTCATCGCCTGCGAGGGATGTGTCGCCGGGCGCACTCATTTTGCCGCCAAGCAGCAGTTCGGCGCCTCCGTCCGCTACACCTTCCATGACAATCCTGCCGATCTCTTCGCAGCGGTCACCTCGGGAAAAGCCGATTGCGCAGTCCTTCCCTCCGGCGAGGAAGGGCCTGACACAACGGTTCTGGAACTGCTGATGACAAGCGAGGCCCAGCTCGCTTCCCAAATAGTGCTCGGAGGGGAAGAGGGATCCCGCCGTGCCCGCTACTTCGTGCTGGGGAAAGCCCTGAACGCACGCTCCGGTGACGACCAGACAGCCCTGCTTTTCCATCTCACCGATCATCCGGGGGCCCTAGCTTCTGCGCTCGAACCATTCCGGGGAGCCGGCGTCAATGTCATCTCGATCCACAGCCGTCCCGCTGCAGGAAGTGGTCTACATCTTTTCCTAGAAGTGGAGGGCCACGCCGGGGACGAATCACTTCTTCGCGCCGTGAACCTGCTCGGCGAGAAGGGCTTCTCTCCCAAAGTCTGTGGAAGCTATCCTCGAATGCGCTGAGGGCCATTTCACCGATCTTTGCAACAATGACCACACCCGCAACTGTCAGCGCAGGATGCTTTGACCAAGAAGTCTGGATCAGGATCGAGGGACGCGGCAATTTCCAGAGCAGCGGATCAATCCGAAAATTCGTCCAGGCCATGATCCAGCGTGGTCGACGCGAATTCGTGGTCGACCTGGCCTCCTGCGATCACATGGATTCGACCTTCATGGGAACCCTGACCGGCATTTCCCAGAGACTCCGCGAACTCGGACAGGGCTCTCTGCTTGTGATCAATGTCACTCCCCGGAATGTCGATCTCATGGAAAATCTCGGGCTCAACTTTCTCTTCGGGATCGAGCCGGCTGGCGCGACCATGAGGGCTCCCGCCGAGGCAGGGGGAAACCTTATGCAGCTTCCGGTCGATACAATCATGGAGAAGGATATCATTCTTTCCGCGCACGAGGCCCTGATCGCCGCAAACCCCGCGAATGCCGACCGGTTTCACGATGTGCTCGAGTATCTCAAGCACGGTCACGGCAGTGCCGGTCATTGACGTTTGAAGGAGTGACTTGAGCTCGTTGGATATGACGGATCATCCCTAGAGCATCTTGCGTTTAATCTGTCGTTCTTTGGGCGATCATCTGGACCGTCGATAAATACAAGGACTCGCGCAGAGGCGCAGAGACGCAGAGGAAAAGACAAAGGATTGATTGCGGAGAAAATAGTCATCGGCACTCCCCTCAAATCAGAGAATCACTTGATTGCGTTTTGGCGCGAGATTTCTTCCCATGTACATGCGTCAAATAAAACCGAAACCGCTCCAGGGATGGGATGATGCCGGCGTGCTGGTCTTTGTCGTGATTTCGATCCATGATAACCGGCCATGATTCTTCAGAGCATCGAGCCTGTCGTCATTGTCGCCCTCCTAGTGGCTATGGCTGTGCTTGGACTTATCGTCTTTGGATCGCGACGCAGGGTTGGAGAATTGAAACGCTCGACGGCTGAGATCCACCAGGAGGAGCGAAGCGTCTTTGACTTTCTGCACGGATTGGGAGCTGCCTTTTCCGAGGGGGTGCCTGCTGGTGAGCTGCACCGCCTTCTTGTCGAGGGGGCCCAACTCATTCTCAAAGCCGACGGAGGCGCCCTCTACCTTGCCGACCGCTCCGGCCAACAGCTGCTTCCCGCATTCCTCTCCAAAGGGTGCCCGCCACTCGTTTCCCTTCCCGTACATCTCTGCGGGGAAGTTGCCGATGGAGAGAACACTCATTCACAGGCCATTGAGAGTTTTGTGCGTCTGCAATCCGTCCGTGTCGGCATGGGGCTTCTTGGCGAGGCTTGTGATTGGAGCGAACCCCGTTTTCTAAGGCGACGTGGGGATATTCCGGAGGATCTCATGGAGCAGGGACTAGGCTCCGTCGTCATGGGGCCCCTCGTGTACCGTCACAAGCTGCTTGGAGTGCTTGCCCTGGCAAGGAAGCCGGGTAGTGATGCCTTCAGCGATACCAAGATCGATCTCTTCAAGGCCATCGTGGAGCAGGCTGCCTTTGCATTGTTCAACCAGGCCATTCATCTGGCCGCCGGGGAGAAGCACGCGCTGGACCATGACATCCAGATCGCCGGGGAAATTCAGAAGATCCTGCTTCCCTCCGATGCCCCGGATGTAGAGGGATTTGAGATCAGCGGGCTGAATCTTCCGGCCCGCACGCTGAGCGGCGACTATTTTGATTACCTCGCAGTCGACGAGGATCACGTCGGTATCGTTATTGCCGATGTCTCGGGCAAGGGCGTTCCCGCGGCGCTCATCATGGCGATGTGTCGGAGCGCCCTCCGCAGTCAGGCTCCAGGAAAGCTCTCTCCCGCCGAAGTCCTGCGGGGGGTGAACAGGCAGCTCTATCCCGACATGAAGGAGGATATGTTTATCAGTATGGCCTATGTCGTGCTGAACCGCCGCACTGGGAATGCCTTGCTTGCACGTGCCGGTCATGATGCTCCGCTCCTTTTCCGCAGGGAAAGCACGACGATCGAATGTCTCAACCCCAAGGGAATGGCAGTCGGCATTGACAGTGGGGGGGTCTTCGACCGGTTCTGCACCGACTTTCCCTTCCGTTTGGAGAATGGCGACCTGCTTCTTCTCTACACGGACGGATTGACGGAAGCCCTGAATGCATCGGGAGACGAGTTCGGGGTTCAACGGCTTAACGACGAGCTTCTGGCGAATGCCGGGGATGGCGCTGCCGCGATGCTCCACAGGCTTTCACGGTCTGTGATCGCCTTTGCCGGGAATGAGTCGCAGCATGACGACATCACTCTGATTGCGCTTCGCAAGCTCTGACGCTTTAATAATCAACCATCGTGAAAAAGAATCCGACACCCGATCCCACAAGCAAACAAGAGGCCCCCTCACAGGAAGAGATCCCTGTAGAAAACACCGTGCCCTCGGTGGATTCCGCTCCGATCGCTCCGGAGCCGAATCTTCAGGCAGAGGTCGAGCGCTATCGCGACCAGGCTCTCCGTGCCGCGGCGGATCTGGAGAACTATCGCAAACGGATGATCCGTGAGAAAGAGGAGGCTATCCGTTTTGCGAATGCGGGTCTGCTCGAGAAGCTCCTGCCAATCCTTGATAATTTCGAACTTGGACTCACGGCCGCCAGTGGTGATACGGCCGCCAAGGGCATCGTTGACGGCTTCGCGATGGTGCACCGCCAGCTCGGTGACTTTTTGGTATCCAGCGGGCTTCAGCCCATTGATGCCGTGGGCCAGCCATTTGATCCGAAGCTCCACGAGGCGCTTGGCCACGAGACCGATGCAGCCCAAGCCGATGGAGTTGTCCTCCGTCAGCTCCGCCGCGGATACAGGCTCGCCGACAGGTTGATCCGTCCCTCCAGCGTCATCGTCAACAAGCTCGCCTGATTTCCCGCAGGGGTTCCTTCGCTATGGCAAAGAGGTGTTACTACGAGGTATTGCAAGTCACCCGAACCATCGAGTTCGAGGATATCAAGAAGTCGTACCGCAAACTCGCGGTCAAGCATCACCCGGATAAGAATCCCGGCGATTCGACTGCCGAGGAGCGTTTTCGTGAGATCGCTGAAGCCTACGATATCCTGAGCGATTCGGAGAAACGCGCTGCCTATGACCGATATGGTCACGCTGCCTTCCAAGGCGGCATGGGTGGGGGAGGGGGAGGCGGAGGTGGCATGCACGATCCCTTTGACCTCTTCCGTGAGATGTTTGGAGCTTCGGGAGGCGGAGGCGGGGTTTTCGACCATTTCTTCGGCGGTGGTGGCGGCGCTCAGGAAGGTCGTGGCTCGGATCTGCGCTATGACCTCAGGATCACGCTCGAAGAGGCTTTCAGCGGCTGCGAGAAGGAGATCGAACTCCGCAAACTCGATGCCTGCGGCGACTGCAGCGGCTCTGGTGCTGCAAAGGGTGCCAAGGTCACTACCTGTTCCCTCTGCCGGGGACGCGGCCAGGTGGTCGCCTCCAGGGGTTTCTTTCAAGTCGCCCAGCCATGTCCCCAGTGCCATGGGGCAGGACAGACAATCGACAAGCCTTGCAAAAGTTGCCGGGGTGATGGGCGTGCCGAGAAAACCTCGCGCATCAAACTCACTATTCCTGCTGGTATTGACGAGGGATCACGCCTGCGTTCCTCCGGCGGCGGCGAGGCCGGCAGCCGTGGCGGCGGCACGGGTGACCTCTATGTCGTGATTCATCTGAAGGAGCATTCCATCTTCTCGCGCGACGGCTCCGATCTTCACTGCCGTATGCCCATCCCCTTCGTGACCGCTGCGCTGGGTGGAGAGATCGAGGTGCCGACCCTCGCGGGAACCGTGACCATGAAGATCCCCGCAGGAACGCAGGGGGGGAGTGATTTCCGGGTCAAGGGACACGGCATGCCCCGTCTCCAGAGCCATGCCAAGGGGGATCTTCACGTGAAGCTCGAAGTCGAGGTGCCGACCAAGCTGGATGATGCTCAGAGGAAGTCGCTTGAGGCCTTCGCCGAACTCTGCGGCGATCATAACACCCCGCTCCATCGCAGCTTTACAGAGCGTCTGAAGGGACTTTTTTCTTAAGGAACCGCGGTTCCTTAAGACTTGGGTATGGGAAATTGGTGATAGGTAATAGGGGATGACGGGAAGATCTCCGAATTTTTAGCGGAGCAGATTTTACCAGTTTCCTAGAGCCGATGCCCTAGATCCCATTCCCTATTTCCTATCCCCCACTGGTCGCCACCGGCGCCCGGCCGCCGTGGCCACGGGAGATGCCGGTAGCGATTTTCTCGGCAAGACGCTGACGGACGGAAGGATTCTGGAGGAGATTGTTCTCCTGCGCGTTGGAGACAAACCCCAGCTCGAGCAGCGTGGCCGGCCGCTGGTTGTGATGGAGCACGTAGTAGCGGGCGAATTTTGTCCCGCGACTGTGGGAGCCATAGCAGGTGGCGATCTCGTTGAGGATGTTTCGGGCAAGTGGTGCCGAGCGTGGATTGTAGTAATAGGTCTCGACGCCATTCGCCGCACGACGGGAGGCAGAGTTGAAGTGGATGCTCACGAAAGCCGCGTCGCTGCGGGAGTTTGAAATAGCGGTCCTGGTTCCGAGCGGGATGAAGACATCGGTGGTGCGCGTCATGACCACATGATAGCCGCGGGCTTCGAGAAGGGGTTTCACGCGTCGGGCCACATCGAGCGTCAGCATCTTTTCACTCAGTCCCCGGACAGCCTTTGCCCCGTTGTCATAGCCTCCGTGACCCGGATCCAGAACCACTGTGTGGAAATTGGAAAGGCTCGCCCCTTCTTCAAAAAGGGCACATCCAGGCAGCAGCAAAAGGGCCAAAAGAGGCAGGCATCGCAGGGCGCAGATCATGAAGGAACGTTGGGTCATGATGAAGAGACGAATTTAAGCCACCGATGCCCTCACGCAACTTTTTAAGACTCTAAAAGTTCCTTTCCCTTTTGTCGGCTGCCTCCCCGCAAGCGGTGTCGCCTATGCGGGCTCCCTGCGGTCGTCCACCGCACCGCTCCCCAGCGGCTTGCTTGTCCATATCAAACTTCCTGCGTCCAAACACTTGATGACAGCACCTTTTCATACTTCATAATTCATACTTCAGCCTTTAGGCTCTCCCGATGCTCGGCAAACGCATCATACCCTGCCTCGACGTCGACGGTGGTCGTGTTGTCAAGGGAACCAAGTTCGAGAATATCCGTGACGCTGGGGATCCGGTCGAGTGTGCGCGTGCTTACGATGCTCAGGGTGCCGACGAGTTAGTCTTTCTCGACATTACTGCTTCCCACGAAGGGCGCGCCACCATGCGCGAAGTCGTCGAGAAGACGGCGGATGCCTGCTTCATGCCGCTTACCGTCGGAGGAGGGATCCGTAAGGTGGAGGATGTGCGTGCCATGCTCCTGGCTGGAGCCGACAAGGTGAGCATGAACACCGCCGCCCTTGATGATCCGAATCTTGTGAACGCCTCGGCCGAGGGGTTTGGCTCCCAGTGCGTCGTGGTCGCCATTGACGCACGCAGGGATGGGCAGGGTGGATGGATCGTCCACACCCACGGTGGTCGCAGGCCGACCACCTGGCAGGCCGTTGACTGGGCTAAGGAAGTCGCGAAGCGCGGCGCCGGGGAGATTCTCCTCACCAGCATGGACTCCGACGGGACCAAGAAGGGATACGACCTCGAACTCACTGCCGCCGTCAGCGATGCGATCGGCATTCCCGTGATCGCTAGCGGAGGTGCGGGCGATATCGGTCACATGGCCGAAGTCCTAACAGTCGGCAAGGCCGATGCAGTGCTGGCCGCCAGCATCTTTCACTTCGGAACGTACACCGTCGGAGACGTGAAACGTGAACTAGCCACATACGGTATCCCTGTCAGGAAGGCCGTCTAAGATTCTCTCCCGCGGGAGATACTTTATATATACTCTTTAAGTATTATTTCCGTTTGCGCTAACGGCAAATCCCGTGCATGGTGAATCGTGACCTTTGAGTTCGATCCGGCAAAAAGCGCCAGCAACAAGATCAAGCACGGGCTAGATTTTGTAGAGGTGCAGCGGCTCTGGAACTCAGACCGGGTCGAGATTGCCGTGCGTACTGTCTCCGATGAACCCCGTTTCGCAGTAATCGGCATTATCGGCGGTCGCCACTTCACGGTGATAATTACCTATCGCGGATCAGTCGTGCGTCTTATCAGCGCCCGGTCGAGCCGCCCCAACGAAAGAAAACTCTATGAAAACTGCTAAAAAGAATACCCCTCGCAGCCTTAGCGCCGCCGAATTCGACAAGCTTGCCGACTCTGGCGGAGACATTACCAAGTATCTCGATCTTTCCACCGCCAAGCGGCTTGCTCCCGGTGAAGAGCGACTCGATATCACTCCCACCAAGGTGAATATCGACTTTCCCCGCTGGATGGTCCAGTCCCTCGACCACGCCTCGGATCGGGTCGGCGTTCCCCGCCAGAGCCTGATCAAGATGTGGCTCGCCGAACGACTGCAGAAAGCTTGAGGCTCTCGCTTCCGCGAGTAGCGCCCCATTTTAGGAAATGGGGCTACGATTCGCGTAGTCTATCCCGGCCGTTCCCACGGCCCGGTATTTCGCGTATAGCGGCGTTGGTCTGCTCTAGCCTTGGGGACTTTTACCGGCTTTCTGTTGACGACTGCGCTGTTGCTGGGCCACTTGCCCCATCGCCTCGGAGAGATCCCTGCCGATCATGGACCAGTCGGACTGCATGGAGCGGGTATCAGCTTCGGCGGGTGTCGCCGAAGCGTTGAATTCGTAAAAATTGCCACTCAGGCCCACGGCGCTTCCCATGCCTGTAAGGAATCCTGCGTCAGCAGACAAAAAGTGGTGCTGAGTGTCCCCATGGGGTGTCTGGCTACATCTTCCAGCTATTCAGGTTGTCAGAGGTGTTCAACGAAATTTCATTCCTCCTCGCAGGGTGGATACTGCACGGGAGGGTTGCCTTGTCGGGAAAGTACCCTGCGGTGGCGTCGGGTGGCCTCTTCCTCGCCAATGTCGATGCAGGTGACGGGAAATTCCCAGTCATCCCCGTAGTCGAAGTGGAAGAGCATCGTGCGCCCCTTGGTGAAGACCTCGGAGATCAGCGTCTTTTTCACTCCCGGATCGTCGTCGGCCTCCCCGATATCGGCGAAGAGGGTGTAGTGTTCCTTGCTGTCGTAGGGATTGTTCAGATTATCGCAGAATTGGAAGCAGTGATCGAAATCGAATTCCAGCGCCTTGATAAGCGTCTCAGCCAGATCATAGAGCGTGTATTCTCCGAGGAAGCCAACCGTGGCGCGGAACTTCTCGTATCTAATCTCGAAGATGTAGGTCTTCATTGGGGGATCTTTAAGAGCGATCATCGCCGAAATGTTATGTGAAAAGAGAGGAAAGAAGAACCACGAACATCACGAAAGACACGAAAAGAGAACTGAGATTTCAGAAGTAATCAGCACTTTGGACGAAGGGAATTATCCATTGAGATCCTTCTCAAGCTGATAGACCACATCGGCGATATAGTCATGAAACCCCCATCCGACGCCATCCGATATTTGCTCCAGCTTCGAAAAGCGCGCGCTGAACTTAGGATAGTGTTCTCGCGCCTCGGATCGAAATAGTTTGGCCAGTTCCTCGAGAACAGACTCCACGCTGTCATAGAAGTCCTCATCAATGTCCCCGTATTCGCGGGTGAAGAGAGCACCGTTCTCCACGAAGGTCATCATGAGCTCTGCTGTGCCGGGAATGCTGCCCGTCGCCCTGCGGTAATCGCGGATATTCTTTTGTGCCTCCGCCAGATTCAGCTTGGCTTCTCCAGCCTTGGGGAAGAACTGCTTTGTGATTTTCTGTCGATAGGCTTCCAGAATCTCAGCGCCACCCTCCTCTCCTTCTTTCCCAGCATTGCATCGGGCCTGAATGAACTGACGATTCTCCGCGTCGGTCTCATAGAGAGCCTTGATGAGAGATGTGAGTTGGGCAGCATCCCAGCCCTGGATCTCCTGCAACAAGGTTGTCCAGCCGTCGTGTTTATTGGGTTTAGGTTGTTTCATGCTACAATGGTTTGCTGTGCGGCGAGAGGTGGGGTGGGGATGATTAACCACGAATAGCAGGCACGAAAGGGAGTGTGGAAGGATTCCTGTGGGGACTCGCTCTCTACCGAGAGGCTTGCCCGTTGACTCGGGGGCGCCTGCGGCACTTCTAACTCCTTCCGCCAGTCGGAGGTTTCAAGCTTGAGAGCCTTTTCAGAAGTTTCTTTGACGAATGGGGCACAATGTGGTCTAGTAGGAATTGTAGACAAGCGCAGGGTTTGTAGAGGTCACTGGTAACAGTGGCAGCCCGCAAGGGTGGGATCCTCGAACCTGGGGTCTACACCACTTTTAGAGTTCGCCAAAACCCGCCAAGTGCGGGTTTTGCGATTTCAGGTCCTGAAGATCTCCAGGCCAGAGTTTCAGGCCATATCCGAGAAGGGCACCACGATGCCTATACATGGTCGGGGCTATCAGCTTCAGATACTTGTCCTCCGTGTCGCCGTATCGGTTGGGATTGCAGGCGGCAAAGAGGCTTGAAGCCACGGCGTCGGCAACCTGCAGACCGGCCAGTTGGGAATGCTCCACAGGTCGCATCATGTCGGCATCAATCACTGACCAATCGATGGTGACACTCATCGGGTCAGACTCTGTTTTGAGCCCGTGGATATAGTCCCTGAGATCGTCATAGGACATCTGCCCTCTGTTCGAGAAGATGATCTCAGCCTTCCCATTGCCTACCCCTTCCTTGCGGTGATCACGGCAAAGCCAAGAGACCCTCTCCAGCAGCATTCTTGTCGCATAACGGTAGAGAAGATGCCTCTGCGACTGAAATTTCTCGGGTTCGATGATCGAGGGCTTGTGGATCAGCACGGAAACTGTGCGAAGAGGGGCCTGGCCGATTTGACGGACCCAAGGGATGCGCTGGGCATGCCCCATCTTGACGAAATGAAGGGCATCCTTATGGCCTCTCCCGATCTGAGCCCTGACTGTTCGCATCAACTCAACCACCGCCAGATCCTTTTCCGCCCTCGTCACGACGGCAGAGAGAATGAGCCAGCGGGAACTCCCGGAGAAATCGTCCCGGAAAACAAATCCCTCTTCGCCGGACTCATCCACATAGACTCGGAAGGATGCCTTCATGATGGCCCCAAGATAACCTAAGAAATCGAAGATTCATCTCCCCAGATGCGGGAGAGGGTGGTTTGGATTTTGGCTTCGAAGCGGGTGATGAGTTCGCGGTTGGCGTTGACGAGCGCTTGTTCGGCCTCGATTTCGGCGACGATGGTCTGCTGTTCGGCGAGTGGTGGGAGGGGATCGAAAATGTCTGGAGTACCTTGGCGTTAATATTGGATTGGTTGATTCCATCCGTTTTGACCCTTGAGCAAAAATCCTTGGCCTCTTTGGTGTTTAGGCAGCAATTCAAGTAAGGACCCAAAACTTTGTCCTTCTGGTAATTGATTCGAATAAGGTAGCCAGCGAAAACAGCAGGTCTACCTCCTCGGTAGATGCCGGTTTTTCCTACGTGTATCGGGCTATTGGTCCTGTTGAATAAAACGTCATTGGGTGACAGAAGGTATTTATCGAGGTCTTCGTCTTTGGGGGCGAATTTAAGATCAGACCAATCGATCTCTCCGTTTTGAATATTGCCCATTCGAAGGCAGACGACATCCCCGCTATCCAGAGATTTAAGGGAGCTTCCATATTGGAAGCTGTCACTGATCTCACCCAGCTCCACCATCGGCCAGGCGGGGTTGATGGGGATGTGGGGGCGGTAGTTGTCGAGGACGGCGCGGGCGCCGTTGATGACTTTCTGGTAGCCTTCGATTTCGGCGACGATCTCGCACTGGATGTCCAGCGGCGGCAGGGGGATTTGAAGATTTCCTAGCGTTGATAAGTTGAGGTTTGAGATGTTTGTCGTGGTGTTGGCGTTCTTGATGAAAAAGTCGAATGCGTACTCAGTTCTTAAGCAATGAATGAGATAACCATCGAGAATCTTGTCGCTGGGCCTGATAACGGACATGAATGCCCCAAATGACATTGGCTTCCGTACGCTTTGAACATGGGTTGTTCTGCCAAGCAGATTTAGACTGTTTGCTGTCGAAATAAGAATGTCTCCAGGCCTCAGTAGCTTGGAATCGTCTTTCACCAAGTTTCTATGAATGTGATACAAATCCTCTTTAACAATTCCGCTCTGTTGAGCCGCTTTTGTTGTAGCAACTAAAATGGAGTTCTCTGTCGCATGCTCCAACTGATCTGCTTTTCCAAAAGTTATTCCTCGGATTAACTCTGCAACTTCCCCTAAGGCAACCATTGGAAATGAAGAGTTCCCATTTACCCCCTCACGATAGCGTTCGCCACTGAGGTTGTAGTCGCCGTTGGCGCCGATTTTTTCTTTGGGGACGATGAGGGCGGTCGTGAGCGTGAGGTCGCTCGGATCTTTTCGCTCGCGGAGGGTGGCGAGGTAGCTCTCGAGTTCTTCCTGAACCTTCGGGAGGTCGTTTTTCTGGATTGGTCTGCGCTGGGCGCCGAGGTCGTAGCCGTCGTTCTCGACTTTGAAGAAGGCGATGGTTTGCGACTTACGGGCGAGGCTTTTGTCGAGGAGAAGGATAGAGGTCTTCACTCCGGAGTAGGGATTGAAGCATCCGGCTGGGAGGGAGATGACGGCGACGAGGGAGTTCTCGACGAGCATCTTGCGGAGATCCTTATAGGCGTTCTGGCTCTGGAAGATGATGCCCTCTGGGACGATGATGCCGGCGCGGCCGTTCGGGGTGAGGTGCTCGGCGATGTAATCGACGAAGAGGACTTCGCTCCGCTTGGCCTGGATGGAGAAGCGGTTGTGTGGGCGGATGCCGCCCTTCGGCGACATGAAGGGGGGATTGGCCAAGATGACGTCGGTGAATTCGTTCCACCGGGCAACATCGGTGAGGGTGTCGTACTCGAAGATGTGGGGATCGGTGAAGCCGTGTAGGTAGAGGTTCACCAGCGAGAGCCGGACCATGTCGGGGGAGATGTCGTAGCCCTTGAAGTTCTTGGCCATCTCGCCGCGCTGCTGGGGAGTGAGGGTGTTGTGACCCTTGGCATCCGTATTGGAGCGGAGGATATGCTTGTAGGCGGAGATGAGGAATCCAGCGGTGCCGCAGGAGGGGTCGAGGAGGACTTCTTCCTTCCGTGGGGCGAGGATCTCGACGATGAAGTCGATGATGTGCCTCGGGGTGCGGAACTGGCCCGCATCTCCCTGCGAGCCGAGCACGGAGAGGAGATACTCGAAGGCATCGCCGAGGCGCTCGCTGTGGTCGTAGGAGAACTCGTTGATGACCTTCAGGAAGCTCTTGAGGGTCTCGGGATCGCGGTAGGGGAGGTAGGCGTTTTTGAAGATGTCGCGGAAGAGGGCGGGGATGCCGGGGTTCTCAGGCATCTTGGCGATGCCGTCGGCGTATAGGGCGAGGAGCTCGTGGCCGCCGATGCCGGGCTGCATTAGCTTGGCCCAGCCGAACTTCCCATACTCGCCGCTGAAGAACTTTCGCTTGCCGCCCAACTCCTCGGCCTCGGCGTCCATGTCGTCCATGAACTTGTAGATGAGGGCGATGGTGATCTGCTCGACCTGGGACTTCGGGTCGGGGACCTTCCCCACGAGGAGGTCGCGGGCGGTGTCGATGCGGCGCTTGGTATCGGTGTCGAGCATGGGGAAGGGAGAAGGGGAGGGTTAAAAAGGTTGAAGCGTTAGAACGTGAAAGAGGGGGAGAGGCTTACTGAAGGGCTCGGGGATCGGGAAATTGGTGATGGGGGGCTGAAAGGCT
This window contains:
- the hisF gene encoding imidazole glycerol phosphate synthase subunit HisF codes for the protein MLGKRIIPCLDVDGGRVVKGTKFENIRDAGDPVECARAYDAQGADELVFLDITASHEGRATMREVVEKTADACFMPLTVGGGIRKVEDVRAMLLAGADKVSMNTAALDDPNLVNASAEGFGSQCVVVAIDARRDGQGGWIVHTHGGRRPTTWQAVDWAKEVAKRGAGEILLTSMDSDGTKKGYDLELTAAVSDAIGIPVIASGGAGDIGHMAEVLTVGKADAVLAASIFHFGTYTVGDVKRELATYGIPVRKAV
- a CDS encoding BrnT family toxin; the encoded protein is MVTFEFDPAKSASNKIKHGLDFVEVQRLWNSDRVEIAVRTVSDEPRFAVIGIIGGRHFTVIITYRGSVVRLISARSSRPNERKLYENC
- a CDS encoding BrnA antitoxin family protein encodes the protein MKTAKKNTPRSLSAAEFDKLADSGGDITKYLDLSTAKRLAPGEERLDITPTKVNIDFPRWMVQSLDHASDRVGVPRQSLIKMWLAERLQKA
- a CDS encoding plasmid pRiA4b ORF-3 family protein gives rise to the protein MKTYIFEIRYEKFRATVGFLGEYTLYDLAETLIKALEFDFDHCFQFCDNLNNPYDSKEHYTLFADIGEADDDPGVKKTLISEVFTKGRTMLFHFDYGDDWEFPVTCIDIGEEEATRRHRRVLSRQGNPPVQYPPCEEE
- a CDS encoding DUF3800 domain-containing protein — translated: MKASFRVYVDESGEEGFVFRDDFSGSSRWLILSAVVTRAEKDLAVVELMRTVRAQIGRGHKDALHFVKMGHAQRIPWVRQIGQAPLRTVSVLIHKPSIIEPEKFQSQRHLLYRYATRMLLERVSWLCRDHRKEGVGNGKAEIIFSNRGQMSYDDLRDYIHGLKTESDPMSVTIDWSVIDADMMRPVEHSQLAGLQVADAVASSLFAACNPNRYGDTEDKYLKLIAPTMYRHRGALLGYGLKLWPGDLQDLKSQNPHLAGFGEL
- a CDS encoding N-6 DNA methylase, with amino-acid sequence MLDTDTKRRIDTARDLLVGKVPDPKSQVEQITIALIYKFMDDMDAEAEELGGKRKFFSGEYGKFGWAKLMQPGIGGHELLALYADGIAKMPENPGIPALFRDIFKNAYLPYRDPETLKSFLKVINEFSYDHSERLGDAFEYLLSVLGSQGDAGQFRTPRHIIDFIVEILAPRKEEVLLDPSCGTAGFLISAYKHILRSNTDAKGHNTLTPQQRGEMAKNFKGYDISPDMVRLSLVNLYLHGFTDPHIFEYDTLTDVARWNEFTDVILANPPFMSPKGGIRPHNRFSIQAKRSEVLFVDYIAEHLTPNGRAGIIVPEGIIFQSQNAYKDLRKMLVENSLVAVISLPAGCFNPYSGVKTSILLLDKSLARKSQTIAFFKVENDGYDLGAQRRPIQKNDLPKVQEELESYLATLRERKDPSDLTLTTALIVPKEKIGANGDYNLSGERYREGVNGNSSFPMVALGEVAELIRGITFGKADQLEHATENSILVATTKAAQQSGIVKEDLYHIHRNLVKDDSKLLRPGDILISTANSLNLLGRTTHVQSVRKPMSFGAFMSVIRPSDKILDGYLIHCLRTEYAFDFFIKNANTTTNISNLNLSTLGNLQIPLPPLDIQCEIVAEIEGYQKVINGARAVLDNYRPHIPINPAWPMVELGEISDSFQYGSSLKSLDSGDVVCLRMGNIQNGEIDWSDLKFAPKDEDLDKYLLSPNDVLFNRTNSPIHVGKTGIYRGGRPAVFAGYLIRINYQKDKVLGPYLNCCLNTKEAKDFCSRVKTDGINQSNINAKVLQTFSIPSHHSPNSRPSSPKSRPNKRSSTPTANSSPASKPKSKPPSPASGEMNLRFLRLSWGHHEGILPSLCG